CCGCCCGTTCCCGGACCCGGGCGCGAACAAGGTCGCGCACCCGCTCCCCGCCCTGCCATCCCGCGAACAGGGATTCGGCGGCGGTGTTGCAGCCGGGGTCGTCGATCGCGCAGGCGAACACCAGACGGGTGGTGGTTTCCTTCGGAAGGTTCTCGACGGCGCTGACCAGGGCCTCGGCCACCTTGGCGGCCAGCTGGGCCTTTCCGTAGGCGAGGCTCTCCGCATCGGCCAGATTTCCGTGCTCGAAGAAGGGCACCAGATCCGTCCACGGTCGCGCCTCGTTCCGGGTCTGGCTGAGCGGCGTGAAGCGGCCGTCCTTCTCCTCCATCATCACGAAGGCGATCCAGAGATAGGCCGAATAGTATTTCGAGCGGACGGCGCCTTCCTCGAGGCTGATCTCGCCGACGTTGACCGATTCATAGGGCGAAGCCGCGCCCTCGGCGCCCTGTTTGATCGTGGAGATGTAGAGGACGGGCCGCCGATCGGCTCCGCCCTTCCAGCTGGTCAGGGCCGTGCCCGGCAGGGCATTGGTGTCGCGCCGGTCCAGACCGATGGTGTCGCTGAGCCGCAGCCGACCGCGCACCGTGACCGGCAGCGCCATGGGCATCCTTATCACATCGCGCTTGCCCGGCTCCGTGGCCGAGGCGATGTGATTGCGCGTCGTATCCAGAAGATGCTTCATCAGCGGATCGATGCGGGATGCGGCGCCGACGATCTCCAGCGAATTGTTCTCGTCGCCGAAGCCGTACTGGACGGATCGGAACCGGGCGTCGGAGCGGGCGCATCCACAGACCGGAATGCTCGGCCCCCACAGCAGCCAGCAGGTGTAGATGAACATCTGGATTTCCCGGATGTCACCGCCGGACTCGCCCAGCGGCCCCGTGACCTTGCTGGCGTCGCGATTGAAGGCGCTGAGAACATTGCCCCATTTCTGATTGAACTCGATCAGCAGCCCCGTGAGCAGGTGCAGGGGCGTGATGAAGCCGCTTTCGATCTCGATCGGGCAGATGAAATACTTGCCCTCCTCGTCCACGCCCATATCGGCGAGAACGTCGAAATAGCGGTCCATCTCGGCGAAGTGGGCGTTCACCTCGGCGGCGTTGGCGACCTTGATGGTGGGGTCGCCCTTGTAGATCTTCGGCAGATGGCGTTTCCATTTCGCAAGAGCGGCCTGGTACAGCTCGACCCTCTGGGCCCCGGTCTCGTCGCCCGGAATCCGACGAAGCTTTCGCGATGTCGGCGACTGAAAGCGGGCGAGGTCGATCTGGGGCGTCGGCGGGAACATCTCGTGCTCGGCGCGCATCCGGACGCGACGGAAGATCTTGCGTTCCTTGATGGCAAGAAAAGTCCAGTCCTGAAAGGCGATCCCGAGGATCGTCCCGACGGCGGCGAGGCGTCCCCCGGACTGAAGCCGGCCCTCCCTGACCACCCTGAGAAGACGGTAGCTCCGGAACACGTCCCGGAACAGATAGACCACAGCGCTGACGAACAGGACGATGGCGATCCAGGTCGTGGTCTTCTCAAACGCGCCCGTCACCATGTCGGCGATGGCCAGAACCACGGGCTGGGCGGCTTCCGTCTTGGTGGTCATGGGGTCCCCGGATCGATCCCCCGACCTTATGTTGGGCCGCTCTTGCGAGTCGAGAACAATGATCCGTGACCCGGCGCTCGGGTCAGCGATCGAACCCCTGCGGGGTCCGGGCTCGGACCTAGGAGATCCAGGTGTTCTTGCAATTGCCGACCGTCCATCCGGCGAAGCCCGAAATCACGCGGCATTCGACGCCCATTCCGGCCAGCGGTCCGTGCATGATACCGCTCTGAACCGTGGCGCCGCGGCCGTCATAGACGGGTCTGTCGAACGAGACCCACTGGACGGGCTTGCCCGGCTCCGAACGGGTTGCGGGATCGTAGGTCCGGGGGAAGCCGACGCCGTAGCGGCTCCAGTCGCAGCGGGGGTTCCAGGTCCTGTCACCGTCTTTGAGCCACAGCGGCGGCGGCAGGCGGTCGGTGGTGTTGAAGCCGTAATGCTCCCTGGCGACCGCCGCGATCACGGCGCAGTCGTTGCCGTTGTCCGCGGAAGACGGAGGGCCGCCGGGCCCGGCGGGGTCGGTGGCGCAGGCGGACAGGGTCGCGACGACGGCCGTCGACAGAACTGCAAATCTACGCATCACGCGTCTCCCGGGGTTACCCGCCTCTGAGGGCGGTGATGGTGCGGCCAGGGGCGATGTCCTCGGCCGAGGTGATCAGGTGAACGATGGCGGGGACGCCGTCCGGTCCTGAGACCGCTTTACGGGCGGCGGCGAAGGCGGCGGGAAAGTCCTCGGTGGTCTCGCAGCGGACGCCGAAGGCGCCGAAGGCCCGGGCGTACTGGACGAAGTCGGGGTTCTTCAGGTCGGTGGCGATGACCCGGCGCGGATAGTCCCGTTCCTGATGCATGCGGATGGTGCCGTAGGTCCCGTTGTCGACGATGACGGTGACGGTGTTGATCCCGTACTGGACTGCCGTGGCCAGCTCCTGACCGGTCATCAGATATTCGCCGTCGCCGGCGATGCAGACGACGTCGCGGTCGGGATACAGGCTCTTGGCCGCCACCGCCGCCGGATAGCCGTACCCCATGGCCCCCGAGGTCGGGCCCAGCTGGGTGTGCATCGCCGTATGCTTGTGGAAGCGGTGCAGCCAGGCGGCGTAGTTACCCGCGCCGTTGGTCAGGACGGCGTCGGCGGGCAGGACCGAGCGCAGATGGGCCATGCACTCGCTCATATTGGCCCGGCCGGTGACCGCGACAGGGGTGGTGAAGGCCTCATAGGCGGCATGGCCGGCCTCGGCCTGTTCGTGCCAGGTGCGGCCCGGCTCGATTTCCGCGAGGGCCATGGCCGCCAGCGACACGTCGGCGCAGGCGCTCATCAGCGGCGGCCAGACGCGGCCCAGCTCCTCGGGCCCCGGGTGGATGTGGATCAGGGTCTCGGGCGTGCGGGCCCGGTCGAGCAGGGTGTAGCCCTGGGTCGGGTTCTCGCCGAGCCGGGCGCCGATGGTGATGATCAGGTCGGCGTCGCGGACCCGCTGCAGCAGCACCGGATTGGGGCCGAGACCGAGGTCGCCGACATAGTTGGGCCGGGCGTTGGAGATCAGGTCCTTGCGTCGGAACGACAGGGCCAGCGGCAGGCCGATGCGCTCGGCCCAGTCGCCGATGGCGGTGGTCGCTTCCTGCGTCCACCCGGAGCCGCCGAGCACCAGCAGGGGCCGCTCGGCTTTTGCCAGATGCGAGCCGACCTCGGCGACGAAGGCGGGATCCAGCGCCGAGCGGGCGGGGGCGACGGGCCGCACCGGAGCCGGGCCGCCGTCGGCCTCCAGCACATCCTCGGGCAGGGCGATGACCACCGGGCCCATCCGGCCCTGCAGGGCGGTGGCGAAGGCGCGCTCGACCACCTCGACGGTGCGGGTCGAGGTCTCCAGCTCGGTCGCCCATTTGGCCAATCCGCCGAAGACCTCGCGATAGTCGACCTCCTGGAAGGCGCCGCGGCCCCGGTCCGAGACGGCGATCTGGCCGACGAACAGGATCATCGGGGTCGAATCCTGATGGGCCGTATGCACCCCGATGGAGGCGTGGGTCGCGCCGGGGCCGCGCGTGACCATGCAGATGCCCGGCTTGCCGGTCAGCTTGCCATAGGCCTCGGCCATATTGGCGGCGCCCGCCTCGTGCCGACAGGTGATGACCTGGATCTGGTCGGTCACGTCGGCCAGGGCGTCGAGAACGGCCAGATAGCTCTCGCCGGGGACACAGAAGATCCGCTCCACCCCGTTCATGACGAGGACATCGACGAGACGGCGGGCGGTATTGGCGACGGTGGTGGAGGCTGGGGTCATCACCACGGATTAGCAGACCAAAGCCTGAATTGACCGTGCAACCCTATGGTCACGCTTGGCGTTACGGCGAAGGTTCAACAATTCCCCCTCGGAGAAAACCCATGCGCAAGATCATCGCCCTCAGCATCGTCGCCGCCGCCCTGGCCGTTTCGGCCTGCAACACCATTTCCGGCGCCGGCCGCGACGTCTCGGCCGCCGGCTCGGCCGTTACCCAAGGCGCCGAGACCGCCAAACACTAAGGCGGTCAACGCCAAGGTTGCTGAAGGCCCGCCCTGACCGGCGGGCCTTTTTGTGTTTCGGGGCTCAGTCGTAAGCTACGCCGGTCAGATAGAGCCCGTCCGACGGCGCCACGGGTCCGCAGGCGGTGCGGTCGCGGGCGGCCAGGGCGTCGGCGACATCCTGCGCCGTCCAGCGGGCGAGGCCGACCTCGACCAGGGTGCCGGTCATGGAGCGGACCTGACGGTGCAGGAAGGACCGGGCCTCGAAGACCAGATGAACCTCCTCGCCGACGCGGGTGACGCGGGCGACGTCGAGCGTCTTCTCCGGCGACTTCGACTGGCAGGCCAGGTCGCGGAAGGTGGTGAAGTCGTGATGGCCTACCAGAACCTGGGCCGCCTCATGCATGGCCCCGGCATCCAGCGCCTTCTTCATGTGCCAGACCTTGCCCCGCTCCAGCGCCGGGCGGCCGGGGCGGTTGAGGATGCGGTAGAGGTAGCGCCGGCCCGTCGCCGAGAAGCGGGCGTGCCAGTCGTCGCTCACGGCCTGTGAATCGAGGACGGCGACCGCCTCCTTCACCAGATGGGCGTTCAGCGCATTCATGACGGTCGCGGCGGGCCAGTCCTTGTCCAGATCGACGTGGACGACCTGACCGGTGGCGTGGACGCCGGAATCGGTGCGGCCGGCGGCGGCGATGCGGACGTCCTGACCCGAGAAGCCCTTAACCGCCGTCTCGATCGCGCCCTGCACGGTCGGCAGCCCCGCCTGGGCCTGGAACCCGGCGTAGCTCGAGCCGTCGTATTCGATGGTCAGGCGGTAGCGGGGCATCAGCCCAGCAACGTCCCGGCGGGCAGGGGGAAGCCCTTGAGCAGCTCTTCCGCGGCCTGAACCGCCTTGCCCTCGCGCTGGACACGGGTCAGGCGGACGGCGCCCCCCTCTTCACCGGAAAGCCCGCAGGCGATCAGCAGCTCGTCATCGAGGATTTCACCGGGGGCGCCGGTCCCTTTCAGGCTGGTGCGCGACATCAGGGCCTTCACGCGCGTACCGTCAGGCGCGGCGAACCAGGCGCCGGGAAAGGGCGACAGGCCGCGAATGTGGCAGTCGACCTCGGCGGCCGGGCGGGTCCAGTCGATGCGGGCCTCGGCCGGCGTGATCTTGCGGGCGTAGGTGGGTTCCCCGGCCTGGGGCGTCTCCGTCACCCCGCCGCGCTCGATGGCGGCCAGAGCCCGGGTCCAGAGGGTGGCGCCCGTCGTGGACATGCGTTCGGAGAGGCTGGCGGCCGTGTCATCCGGCTGGATCGGCAGGATTTCCGACAGCAGGATCGCGCCCTCGTCGAGGCCTTCGGACATGCGCATGATCTGGACGCCCGTCTCCCGGTCGCCGGCCATGATGGCGCGCTGGATCGGAGCGGCGCCGCGCCAGCGGGGCAGCAGGGAGCCGTGCAGGTTGAAACAGCCGAGACGCGGCGCCTCCAGCACGGCCGGCTTGAGGATCTGGCCGTAGGCGACGACGCAGGCGGCATCGAGATCCAGGCTCTGGAAGATTTCGATGGCCTCGGCCGACTTCATCGATTCAGGTGTGAACACCGGCAGGCCCATGGCCTCGGCGAAGGCGTGGACCGGCGACGGCGTCAGCTTCTGACCCCGGCCCTTGGGGCGCGGCGGCTGGGAATAGACGGCGACGATCTCATGGCCCGAGGCGATCAGCTCTGCCAGCGACGGCACGGCGAATTCGGGGGTGCCCATGAAGGCAAGGCGCATGAGATGCCCTCGGATCGTTGAAAGACGGGGTCCCCTAGCCCGGCACGCGTCCGGACGGAAGGATCAGGTCAACCGCGCTCAAGTCGTGAGCGACCGCGTCGCGAACATAGCGCCCAAAAAGAAAGCTGGGACTTTAGTCCCAGCGCGAAGCGACCCCGCCGCCCTCGTCCCATTCGCCGCCGGCGTCCAGGGCGTCGTCGAAGTCGAGCAGGCGGTCCAGCAGGACCCCGGCGATCAGGCCCACGGCGGCGACGCCGATGATGGTGGCCAGGCTGCCGATGCCGATCTTCTCGCTACGGGTCAGGCGACGACGGCCGTGGGTGTCGATAACGGTCGATCGGCGGGCCATCACGCGTCCTCCAGCGCCCGCGAGCGCATGTATTTCCTGACCTTGGTCACCGCCCGGTCGCGCTTGAGACGCGACAGGTGGTCGATGAACAGAACGCCCTCGAGGTGATCCAGTTCGTGCTGGAAACAGACGGCGTAAAGGCCGTCGATTTCTTCCTCGATGCGCTGGTTGTCGCGGTTCAGATAACCGATGCGGATGCGGGCCGGGCGCGAGACCGTGTCGAAATATTCCGGCAGGGACAGGCAGCCCTCCTCGTACTGGAACAGTTCGTCCGAAGCCCAGAGGATTTCCGGATTGGCGAAGAAGCGGGGGTTGGCGCCGCGGTTGGGCTCGGCGTCCTCGCCGGCCTCATCGACCACCTCGGCGTCCGTGGTGGGCTCGCCGTCCTGCAGGTCCATGACCACGACGCGACGCAGATCGCCGATCTGGGCCGCGGCCAAACCAATGCCCGGGGCCGCGTACATGGTCTCCAGCATGTCGTCCATGAGGGCGCGCACGCCGTCGTCCACAGCCTCGACAGGTTTCGAGATGTGCTTGAGCACCGCCAGGTCGGCGGGGTTGTCGATGGTGAGGATACGTCTGACGGCCATGGGGCTCAGGTAGGCGCGAAGGCCCGTCTGGTCAAGATTTCCGACCTTTGCGGTGGGGCTTTAGACCGCTTCAGGGCCCTGTTCCGGAATGGCGCGCGGCTTCCGGTTTTCATCGATAGCCACATAGGTGAAGACGCCTTCGGTCACGCGGATGACAGTGTGGGAGGCGCGCGGACGCTTCCAGGCCTCGACATGGACGCGGATCGAGGTGCGGCCGAGGCGCAGGACCTTCGCATAGATCGAGATTTCGTCGCCGACCGAGACCGGCTGGTGGAAGACCATGCCGTCGACCGCGATGGTGGCGCAGCGGCCGCGCGCCAGGTCGAAGGCCGGGGTCGAGCCGGCGAGGTCCATCTGGGCCAGAAGCCAGCCGCCGAAGATGTCGCCCTCTGGATTGGTGTCGGCCGGCATGGCGATGACGCGCACGACCGGTTGCTGGTCGGGAGCCTGAAGCGGGGTTTCGGGTTGGAAGATGTCGGTCATGGGATCCGCTTTACGCCTGCCGGGCGGGACGGCAAGCCAACTCGGGTTTCAGATTATCACTGATCACCTAGCCCTGCGCGTTCCGGATCGCCGCCGCGCCCGCGAACGGCGCGATGACGGCGGCGAACAGGGCGTAGGCGGCCAGAAGGGCGAGCGCCGGGCCGGGCGGCAGGCCCTGAACCGCCCGGGCCAGGGCGCCCGAACCGAACACTACCGGCGGAATGAACAGGGGCAGGACGACGACGGCGATCAGCAGGCCGCCGCGCTTCGCCCCCAGCGCCAGGGCCGCACCCAGCGCCCCGGTGAAGGCGAAACCCAGTCCGCCCAGAGCCGCCGCGAGCGCCGTCAGGGGCGCGAGATGCAAGGGCTGGCCGAGCGCCAGCGCCGCCACGGGCGCGGTAAGGGCCAAGGGCAGGCCGGTGGCGATCCACTGGCTTAGCGCCTTGATCACGAAGACGGATTCCAGCGGCAGGTGGCCGGTGGCCAGAAGATCGAGCGCCCCGTCTTCCAGATCGCGTTCGAACAACCGTTCCAGCGACAGCAGGGACGACAGGGCCAGCGCCAGCCAGGCGACACCCGCCGCGACCGGTGCGAGGGTCTTGAGCTCGCCGCCCGCCGCCAGCGGCAGGATGGCCGTCAGACAGGCGAAGAAGGCGCAGGCCAGCAGTGGCCCGCCGCCGCCGCCCCAGGCCAAGGACAGCTCCCGCTCGAACAGGACCCGGGTGGCTCCGCGCAGACCGGGCGCACGCGGCTCGGCCGGGCCGGGCTCGGGCCGCTCCGGCTTCGGGTCGTTCCATTTCGGCAGTCTGGGTTTGCCGCTCACGCCAGCCCTCCCAGATCGAGCGTCCGCACGGGCATGGGCAGGGCGTCGTGGACGGCGGCGAGGATCAGGCCGTCGGACCGCAGATGGCGCTGCATCGCCTCGGCGAAGACGGCGCGCCAGCGGGCGTCCAGCGGCCCCATGGGCTCGTCCAGCAGCCACAGGGCGCGCGGCGATCCGACCAGACGACCGAGCGCCAGCCGACGGCGTTGTCCCGCCGACAGCTTGCGCACCTCAAGATCCAGCAGGGGTTTGAGGCCGAAGGTCTCGACCGCCTCATCGACGCCGTCCTGAGTGTGGCCCAGCCAGTCGCACTGGAAGGCCAGTTCGTCCCGCGCCGTGCGCGCCCCCTTGAGCCCGTCCAGATGGCCCAGCAGATGGACCTCGCGCCCTCTCGCCTCGCGCGGATCGAGCCGGTTGCGGTCGCCGTCGTGGAAGATGATTTCGCCGGCGTCCTGCCGGATCAGCCCGGCGACGGCGCGCAGCAGGGAGGTCTTGCCCGCCCCATTGGCCCCGACGAGGGCGCAGACCTCACCGGCCTGAAGTTCGAAGTCCAGTTCACGGAACAGGACCCGCTCCCCACGGACGATCGAAAGGCGGCTCAAGCTCAGGGAATGGATCACTTTTTGCGACCCGTTATCAATGTCCCCACGCAGGACGTGGATACATGGACTGTATACATCTGCGGAGCTATAGCCCCCCGTGCCGCAGCAGGCTTTCGCCGCGCGCGTCGGGGACCTGTGTGACCCGGCGTCTGTCGCGCGGAGGCGCAACCGGATTGTCGGGCGGCGTACACCAGAGGAAGACTCTCCATGCCGTCGAATGACAGCCTCAAGACCCGTCAGGACCTTACCGTCGGGCGCAAGAAATACGCCTATTACAGCCTTCCCGCCGCCGAGGAAGCTGGTCTGGCCGGGATTTCCCGTCTGCCGCGCTCGATGAAGGTGCTTCTCGAGAACCTGCTGCGCAACGAGGATGGCGTCTCGGTCACCGAGGACGACCTGAAAGCCGTCGCCGCCTGGATCGAGAACAAGGGCTCGGTCGAGCACGAGATCGCCTTCCGCCCGGCCCGCGTCCTGATGCAGGACTTCACCGGCGTTCCCGCCGTCGTCGACCTGGCCGCAATGCGCGACGCCATGACCGCACTGGGCGCCGACGCCTCCAAGATCAACCCGCTGAACCCCGTCGATCTGGTCATCGACCACTCGGTCATGGTCGACAATTTCGGCACCTCGAAAGCCTTCGGCCAGAACGTCGAGCGCGAGTATGAGCGCAACATCGAGCGCTACAACTTCCTCCGCTGGGGTTCGTCCGCCTTCGCCAATTTCCGCGTCGTTCCGCCCGGCACCGGCATCTGCCACCAGGTGAACCTCGAAAACCTCGCCCAGACCGTCTGGACGCTGGAAGAGGGCAAGAAGACCGTCGCCTATCCCGACACCGTCGTCGGCACCGACAGCCACACCACCATGATCAACGGCCTGGCCGTTCTGGGCTGGGGCGTCGGCGGCATTGAGGCTGAAGCCGCCATGCTGGGCCAGCCGATCCCGATGCTGATCCCGGAAGTCATCGGCTTCAAACTTACCGGCCGTCTGCCGGAAGGCGCGACCGCGACCGATCTGGTCCTGACCGTCACCCAGATGCTGCGTAAGAAGGGCGTGGTCGGCAAGTTCGTCGAATTCTTCGGCGACGCCCTGACCGGCCTGACCCTGGAAGACCAGGCGACCATCGCCAACATGGCCCCGGAATATGGCGCCACCTGCGGCTTCTTCCCCGTTTCGCAAGCCACCATCGACTTCCTGACCGCCACCGGTCGTGACAAGGCGCGCGTCGCGCTCGTCGAAGCCTATGCGAAGGCGCAAGGCCTGTGGATCGACGAGAACTCGGAAGATCCGATCTTCACCGACACCCTCGAGCTGGACCTCGCCTCGGTCGTCCCGTCGCTGGCCGGTCCGAAGCGTCCGCAGGACCGCGTCGAACTGACCACAGCCGCCCCCGAGTTCGAAGGCCACCTGACCGGCACCTTCGGCCGTCCGTCGGACGCCCCGCGCTATGACGTCGAAGGTGAAAAGTTCACCGTCGGCGACGGCGACGTCGTCATCGCGGCCATCACCTCGTGCACCAACACCTCCAACCCGTCGGTCCTGATCGCCGCCGGTCTGGTGGCGCGCAAGGCCAATGCGCTGGGCCTCAAGGCCAAGCCCTGGGTCAAGACCTCGCTGGCTCCCGGTTCGCAGGTCGTCACCGACTATCTGAACGACGCCGGCCTTTCCAAGGATTTGGACGCGCTGGGCTTCAACCTGGTCGGCTACGGCTGCACCACCTGCATCGGCAACTCGGGCCCGCTGGCCCCGTCGATCTCGAAGTCGATCAACGACAACGCCATCGTCGCCACCTCGGTCCTGTCGGGCAACCGCAACTTCGAGGGCCGCGTGAACCCCGACGTCCAGGCCAACTACCTGGCCTCGCCGCCGCTGGTCGTGGCCTACGCCATCGCCGGCTCCATGCGCATCGACATCACCAAGGACCCGATCGGTCAAGACAAGAAGGGCAAGGACGTCTTCCTGAAGGACATCTGGCCGACGTCGCAGGAAGTCGCCGACATCCAGCGCAAGTCGGTCACCCCGGCCATGTTCGCCAAGCGCTACAAGGACGTCTTCAAGGGCGACAAGCACTGGCAGGCGATCAAGATCGAAGGCGGCCAGACCTATGACTGGGACGCCGAGTCGACCTACGTCCAGAACCCGCCCTACTTCGAGGGCCTGTCGATGGACCCGGCTCCGGTCACCGACATCGTCGAGGGCCGCGTCCTGGCCATCTTCGGCGACTCGATTACCACCGACCACATCTCCCCGGCCGGTTCGATCAAGTCCTCGTCGCCCGCCGGCGCCTTCCTGATCAACCACGGCGTCGACCCGCTGGACTTCAACGGCTACGGCGCCCGCCGCGGCAACCACCAGGTCATGATGCGCGGCACCTTCGCCAACATCCGCATCCGCAACAAGATCACCCCGGACATCGAAGGCGGCGTGACCAAGCACTTCCCGTCGGGCGACACCATGTCGATCTATGACGCGGCCATGCGCTACCAGTCGGAAGGCCGTCCGCTGGTCGTCTTCGCCGGCAAGGAATACGGCACCGGCTCGTCGCGTGACTGGGCCGCGAAGGGTACGAAGCTGCTGGGCGTCCGCGCGGTCATCGCCGAAAGCTACGAGCGTATCCACCGCTCCAACCTGGTCGGGATGGGCGTGGTGCCGCTGCAGTTCAAGGCCGACGGCTGGCAGAAGCTGGGTCTGACGGGCGAGGAAATCGTCACCGTCCGCGGCCTGTCGGACGTCAACATCGGCAAGCTGAAGCCCCGTCAGGATCTGTGGGTCGAGCTGTTCCGCCCGTCGGACGGCAAGATGGCCCGCTTCCCGGTCCGCTGCCGCATCGATAACCAGACCGAGCTGGACTACTTCCGCGCCGGCGGCGTCATGCCCTACGTCCTGCGCAACCTCGCGGGCGGCGGCGCCACCCCCGAAGCCGAAACCATCGCGGCCGAGTAATCGGCCTCAGCGGTTTGAAATGAGAAAGGCCGGTGGAGCGATCCACCGGCCTTTTTTCGTGTCTGTGATGTCGGGTGGGTCTGAGGCCTGAACCCTGAACCCAAATCCGTCATCCTCGGGCTTGTCCCGAGGACCCAGCGT
The genomic region above belongs to Brevundimonas goettingensis and contains:
- a CDS encoding thiamine pyrophosphate-binding protein: MTPASTTVANTARRLVDVLVMNGVERIFCVPGESYLAVLDALADVTDQIQVITCRHEAGAANMAEAYGKLTGKPGICMVTRGPGATHASIGVHTAHQDSTPMILFVGQIAVSDRGRGAFQEVDYREVFGGLAKWATELETSTRTVEVVERAFATALQGRMGPVVIALPEDVLEADGGPAPVRPVAPARSALDPAFVAEVGSHLAKAERPLLVLGGSGWTQEATTAIGDWAERIGLPLALSFRRKDLISNARPNYVGDLGLGPNPVLLQRVRDADLIITIGARLGENPTQGYTLLDRARTPETLIHIHPGPEELGRVWPPLMSACADVSLAAMALAEIEPGRTWHEQAEAGHAAYEAFTTPVAVTGRANMSECMAHLRSVLPADAVLTNGAGNYAAWLHRFHKHTAMHTQLGPTSGAMGYGYPAAVAAKSLYPDRDVVCIAGDGEYLMTGQELATAVQYGINTVTVIVDNGTYGTIRMHQERDYPRRVIATDLKNPDFVQYARAFGAFGVRCETTEDFPAAFAAARKAVSGPDGVPAIVHLITSAEDIAPGRTITALRGG
- a CDS encoding entericidin A/B family lipoprotein; amino-acid sequence: MRKIIALSIVAAALAVSACNTISGAGRDVSAAGSAVTQGAETAKH
- the truA gene encoding tRNA pseudouridine(38-40) synthase TruA, translating into MPRYRLTIEYDGSSYAGFQAQAGLPTVQGAIETAVKGFSGQDVRIAAAGRTDSGVHATGQVVHVDLDKDWPAATVMNALNAHLVKEAVAVLDSQAVSDDWHARFSATGRRYLYRILNRPGRPALERGKVWHMKKALDAGAMHEAAQVLVGHHDFTTFRDLACQSKSPEKTLDVARVTRVGEEVHLVFEARSFLHRQVRSMTGTLVEVGLARWTAQDVADALAARDRTACGPVAPSDGLYLTGVAYD
- the fmt gene encoding methionyl-tRNA formyltransferase — its product is MRLAFMGTPEFAVPSLAELIASGHEIVAVYSQPPRPKGRGQKLTPSPVHAFAEAMGLPVFTPESMKSAEAIEIFQSLDLDAACVVAYGQILKPAVLEAPRLGCFNLHGSLLPRWRGAAPIQRAIMAGDRETGVQIMRMSEGLDEGAILLSEILPIQPDDTAASLSERMSTTGATLWTRALAAIERGGVTETPQAGEPTYARKITPAEARIDWTRPAAEVDCHIRGLSPFPGAWFAAPDGTRVKALMSRTSLKGTGAPGEILDDELLIACGLSGEEGGAVRLTRVQREGKAVQAAEELLKGFPLPAGTLLG
- the def gene encoding peptide deformylase, whose protein sequence is MAVRRILTIDNPADLAVLKHISKPVEAVDDGVRALMDDMLETMYAAPGIGLAAAQIGDLRRVVVMDLQDGEPTTDAEVVDEAGEDAEPNRGANPRFFANPEILWASDELFQYEEGCLSLPEYFDTVSRPARIRIGYLNRDNQRIEEEIDGLYAVCFQHELDHLEGVLFIDHLSRLKRDRAVTKVRKYMRSRALEDA
- a CDS encoding acyl-CoA thioesterase encodes the protein MTDIFQPETPLQAPDQQPVVRVIAMPADTNPEGDIFGGWLLAQMDLAGSTPAFDLARGRCATIAVDGMVFHQPVSVGDEISIYAKVLRLGRTSIRVHVEAWKRPRASHTVIRVTEGVFTYVAIDENRKPRAIPEQGPEAV
- the ccmB gene encoding heme exporter protein CcmB, giving the protein MRGATRVLFERELSLAWGGGGGPLLACAFFACLTAILPLAAGGELKTLAPVAAGVAWLALALSSLLSLERLFERDLEDGALDLLATGHLPLESVFVIKALSQWIATGLPLALTAPVAALALGQPLHLAPLTALAAALGGLGFAFTGALGAALALGAKRGGLLIAVVVLPLFIPPVVFGSGALARAVQGLPPGPALALLAAYALFAAVIAPFAGAAAIRNAQG
- the ccmA gene encoding heme ABC exporter ATP-binding protein CcmA; amino-acid sequence: MIHSLSLSRLSIVRGERVLFRELDFELQAGEVCALVGANGAGKTSLLRAVAGLIRQDAGEIIFHDGDRNRLDPREARGREVHLLGHLDGLKGARTARDELAFQCDWLGHTQDGVDEAVETFGLKPLLDLEVRKLSAGQRRRLALGRLVGSPRALWLLDEPMGPLDARWRAVFAEAMQRHLRSDGLILAAVHDALPMPVRTLDLGGLA
- the acnA gene encoding aconitate hydratase AcnA; translation: MPSNDSLKTRQDLTVGRKKYAYYSLPAAEEAGLAGISRLPRSMKVLLENLLRNEDGVSVTEDDLKAVAAWIENKGSVEHEIAFRPARVLMQDFTGVPAVVDLAAMRDAMTALGADASKINPLNPVDLVIDHSVMVDNFGTSKAFGQNVEREYERNIERYNFLRWGSSAFANFRVVPPGTGICHQVNLENLAQTVWTLEEGKKTVAYPDTVVGTDSHTTMINGLAVLGWGVGGIEAEAAMLGQPIPMLIPEVIGFKLTGRLPEGATATDLVLTVTQMLRKKGVVGKFVEFFGDALTGLTLEDQATIANMAPEYGATCGFFPVSQATIDFLTATGRDKARVALVEAYAKAQGLWIDENSEDPIFTDTLELDLASVVPSLAGPKRPQDRVELTTAAPEFEGHLTGTFGRPSDAPRYDVEGEKFTVGDGDVVIAAITSCTNTSNPSVLIAAGLVARKANALGLKAKPWVKTSLAPGSQVVTDYLNDAGLSKDLDALGFNLVGYGCTTCIGNSGPLAPSISKSINDNAIVATSVLSGNRNFEGRVNPDVQANYLASPPLVVAYAIAGSMRIDITKDPIGQDKKGKDVFLKDIWPTSQEVADIQRKSVTPAMFAKRYKDVFKGDKHWQAIKIEGGQTYDWDAESTYVQNPPYFEGLSMDPAPVTDIVEGRVLAIFGDSITTDHISPAGSIKSSSPAGAFLINHGVDPLDFNGYGARRGNHQVMMRGTFANIRIRNKITPDIEGGVTKHFPSGDTMSIYDAAMRYQSEGRPLVVFAGKEYGTGSSRDWAAKGTKLLGVRAVIAESYERIHRSNLVGMGVVPLQFKADGWQKLGLTGEEIVTVRGLSDVNIGKLKPRQDLWVELFRPSDGKMARFPVRCRIDNQTELDYFRAGGVMPYVLRNLAGGGATPEAETIAAE